From a single Bufo bufo chromosome 9, aBufBuf1.1, whole genome shotgun sequence genomic region:
- the LOC120978925 gene encoding uncharacterized protein LOC120978925, producing MTTAKDREPLPPERSGDASTWKIGSRFQREDGETLPPGRSGAASIGKIGSRFHREDRETLPPGRSGAASTGKIGRRFHLEDREPLPTGRWGAASIGKIGSRFHREDRETLPPGRSGAASTGKIGSRFHREDREPLPTGRWGAASIGKIGSRFHLEDREPLPSRRSGAASTGKIGSRFHREPDNPFKISIFVPPNVSIAPQPVLAAPLMS from the exons ATGACAACAGCGAAAGATCGGGAGCCGCTTCCACCGGAAAGATCGGGAGACGCTTCCACCTGGAAGATCGGGAGCCGCTTCCAACGGGAAGATGGGGAGACGCTTCCACCTGGAAGATCGGGAGCCGCTTCCATCGGGAAGATCGGGAGCCGCTTCCATCGGGAAGATCGGGAGACGCTTCCACCTGGAAGATCGGGAGCCGCTTCCACCGGAAAGATCGGGAGACGCTTCCACCTGGAAGATCGGGAGCCGCTTCCAACGGGAAGATGGGGAGCCGCTTCCATCGGGAAGATCGGGAGCCGCTTCCATCGGGAAGATCGGGAGACGCTTCCACCTGGAAGATCGGGAGCCGCTTCCACCGGGAAGATCGGGAGCCGCTTCCATCGCGAAGATCGGGAGCCGCTTCCAACGGGAAGATGGGGAGCCGCTTCCATCGGGAAGATCGGGAGCCGCTTCCACCTGGAAGATCGGGAGCCGCTTCCATCGCGAAGATCAGGAGCCGCTTCCACCGGGAAGATCGGGAGCCGCTTCCATCGCGA accggacaacccctttaagatttcaatcttcgtcccccccaatgTTTCCATCGCTCCTCAGCCCGTCTTGGCCGCACCTCTCATGTCATAA